DNA sequence from the Paenibacillus azoreducens genome:
CCGGCCTGAAACCGCTGACCGAAAATGCAAAACTGTCCAACATGGCGATGGACAAAGCTAAAGACATGAACAACAACAATTACTTTGACCATAACTCCCCAACTTACGGCTCTCCGTTTGATATGATGAAGAAATATGGTATTTCTTTCAGCTACGCGGGAGAGAATATTGCAAAAGGCCAAAAAACTCCATCTGATGTCATGAACGCGTGGATGAACAGTTCCGGCCACCGTGCCAACATTTTGAACGGCAACTACACTACGATCGGTGTAGCTTACTACAACGGATATTGGGTACAAGAATTTATCGCGAACTAATACATGTTTATACAAGCCCGTTTCCTTGATGGAAACGGGCTTTTTCAAGATGATCGGACTTTTAAGTTTTTTTGGGGTCCCCGCAAGGTATTTGGACTAAGCATCGAAGCATAGCCCCCACTCAGTACTTTTGCTCCGCAAAAGCGCCCCTCTTTGAGGGACGCCCTTACTTCTTTCCGATACTCTTTGCGGGGTTATTTAATACATATCCCGGCGGTCGCATTTGCAAATTGAACTTAGAAGTCTTATGTTTATGTACATATGTATCTAACGGAAGAGATTGAATATGTCATCACGCGAAAATGGAGGGATCGGTTTTGAATTCATCGAAGTGGATCTGGCGCATCGTAAGCGTAATCTCCATTCTGGCTTCCCTGCTGCTGCTCGCCGGATTTGTTTATGCGATTCAGGACATACAGTATCCGCAAGCGGGAAAAGAGCTGGCTGCTCCGCAAACAAACCCTCAGGAAGGAGCCGCTGCTGAGAATCCGGGTGCCAAAAAGGAACTGAAAATTGCGGTTATCGGCGATTCGCTTGCCAAGGGAACGGGAGACCATTCCGGCATGGGGTTCGCCAGACGAACGGTCAATGAGCTGTCGGCCAGCACAGGCAAAAAGGTGCAGCTTCTGAATAATCTTGGCATTAACGGCCTCACCACAACGGGGCTCCTGCCGAAGTTGGAAGAGCGCGGAACCCAATATGTACTGGGACAAGCCGACATCATTCTCCTTTCGATCGGGGGTAATGACTTGTTTCGAGGCGCCGACCTTATTTCCAAAGGTAATGCCGGCACCGCTTCAACTGCAAAAAGGCAGGAGCTTGACCCCAAGGATCTTTTGAAGGGGCTGCCGAAAGCTTCCACGCAGCTTAAAGCCATATTGGAACGAATCCGTGCCATTAATCCGGCTGCGACCATTGTCTATGTCGGCCTATATAATCCGTTTGGAGATATGCAGGAACTGCAGATCCCAGGCAACCAGGCGGTGGCGTCTTGGAACCAAACGGCGCTCGAGACGATGAACCATTACAGCAACATGACTCTTGTGCCGACTTTCGATATTTTTCAGAATCATTTGGATAAATATTTGTCTTCGGACCATTTTCATCCGAATGGCGACGGGTATCAGCAAATTGCGGTACGGATTGTACAAGGGCTTCATTGACATATAGTGCGTGTGTGAACAACCTTATTTTCACATACCGGAAGCGAAAGGAGCGAAGAGAATGTCTGCGGCGGAATCTGCGCGAAAGGGCAGTATCGTTTTATCGGTTGAGCATGTGAAGAAAAAAATCGGACGGAAATGGATTATTGAGGACGTGACGTTTGATGTCCGGCAGGGTGAAATTTTCGGGTTTTTGGGTCCGAACGGTGCAGGGAAAACGACCACGATCCGTATGCTGGTGGACTTGATCAAGCCGAGCAGCGGCATTATCAAAGTATGCGGTTTTGACGTGAACAAACAGCAGGAACAAGCGCTTCGCTATGTCGGTTCGATCGTCGAAAATCCCGAAGTCTATACTTATTTGACGGGGTGGGAGAATCTGGAGCATTTTGCAAGGATGCAGCCCGGCATTGACAAGGAACGGATTCAGGAAGTCGTGGATATTGTCAGGCTGGATCAGCGGATTCATGACAAGGTGAAGACTTATTCGCTTGGCATGCGGCAGCGGCTTGGCATTGCGCAAGCGCTTCTGGGTAGGCCGAAGCTGCTGATTCTCGACGAGCCGACAAACGGTCTTGATCCCAAAGGCATCAAAGAACTGCGACAATTCATCCGCGAACTTGCGGAAGGGGGCCTTGCCGTTTTCGTTTCGAGCCATCTGCTGAGCGAAATCCAGCTTTTATGCGATCGGGTGGCGATCATCAGCCGCGGGCGAGTTCTGGCTGTCGGCGAGGTAGGGGAACTAGTGGCTGCGAACGCGAAATACGTGATTTGGGACTTGGAGCCTGCCGAAGAGGGAAAACGCGAGCTAGAGGCCTGGCATGGCGTCGAGATCATCGAGGAAGTGGATGCGGTGCTGGATGATACGATTATCGCCGGCATGAGCGCAAACTCCATTGTCACCGCCATGAATGAAGAGGATATTGCGAGCGCGGTATCCCATCTGACTTCTTCGGGAATTCTTGTTCAGGGGGTACATAAAATTAATCCGACTCTAGAGCAGCTGTTCCTGAAAATGACGGAAGGTGAGAACATTGATTAGCGTATTGCCACTGATCAAGAATGAAACCATTAAAATTGTCAAAAAGAAGCGATTTTATGTGATTTTGCTGATTCTGGCGGTGCTCGTTCCGATGTTCGTTTATGCACAGATGCGTTCTGCCGAGCGGACGCGGGAAAAATTTGCGGGCGACTGGCGGCTTGAAGTTCAGCAGCAAATAACGGATAATGAGAATTCGCTGGCAAGTGATCGGGTGCCGGATGAATGGAAGAAATTCAGGAAAATTTTCGTGCAGCAGCTTCAATATTACCTGGACCATGACGTCAACCCGAATGCACCGAACGGGGTTACGTTTACGCGCGAGTTTATGAATAATTCCATAAATTTGTTCATTCCTCTTCTCATCATGGCCATTGCTTCCGATATAGTATCCGGGGAGAGAACAAGCGGAACGATCAAAATGCTGCTGACGCGTCCCGTGAAAAGGTGGAAAGTGCTGCTCAGCAAGCTGATTACGCTTTTTATGTTTACTTCGCTGATCATCGTTTCCGCTTTTATCATTACCTACGTTGTATCGGGCGCCGTGTTTGGTTATAAAGGTTTTGAACTGCCGGTCTTTACAGGATTTCAAATTTCAGGCTCCGATGTCGACATGGCAGCGGTGCATGCGGTTCCGCAGTGGAAATATTTGCTGATGCAGGGCGGGCTGATCTGGTTTGTCGGGCTAGTTATAGCCTCGCTTGCATTTATGGTGTCCGTTCTGGTCCGAAGCACTGCGGCAAGCATCGTGGTCATGATGGCGTCGCTGATTGCCGGAACGATACTCACCAATATGGCAGCCGCTTGGAATAGCGCCAAATATCTGTTTATGGTGAACTTGAAACTCACTGATTATCTGTCCGGAACGCCGGCTCCAATCGAGGGCATGAACCTGACGTTTTCGCTAGCGGTTTTGTCCGCATGGGCGATCGCCGCGATCGCAATCTCATTCCTTGTCTTTACGAAAAGGGATATCTTGAATTAAAATGGACAAGTATAACAAAACATCTGTTTGCATTTTAGGATTTATGATCCTACATAAAGAAGCACAAAGGGGGAGCATGAATGGTCGAGCAGATCGATATGTTTGCGGAGTCTTCGCAGGGTGGCGGCAATAAAAGCAGCCACAGCGGATACGAGGCAGACGACATTCAAGTGCTCGAAGGCCTGGTTGCGGTTCGCAAACGGCCAGGTATGTATATTGGCAGCACGAGTACATCAGGACTTCATCATCTGGTATGGGAAATTGTGGATAATGCCGTTGATGAGCATTTAGCCAAATACTGCACGAGAATCGATATTCATTTACACAAAGACGGTTCCATTACCGTCATTGATAACGGACGAGGCATTCCGACAGGAATGCATAAAACCGGCATACCTACGCCGCAGGTTGTATATACGATCCTGCACGCGGGGGGGAAATTCGGCGGCGGCGGATATAAAAAATCAGGCGGCCTGCATGGTGTCGGCGCATCCGTCACCAACGCGCTGTCCGAATGGCTGGAGGTTGAAATCTACCGCGACGGCAAAATCCACCGTCAACGCTTCGAATATTGGCAGGACAAAAACGGCAAGGAACATGTCGGCGAACCGGTAACAGGACTCGAAGTTTTGGGGAATACCAACAAGACCGGAACGAAGGTTACGTTTAAACCTGATATCCGGGTCTTCCAAAACGGAATCCAGTTTAACTATGATACATTG
Encoded proteins:
- a CDS encoding GDSL-type esterase/lipase family protein, producing the protein MNSSKWIWRIVSVISILASLLLLAGFVYAIQDIQYPQAGKELAAPQTNPQEGAAAENPGAKKELKIAVIGDSLAKGTGDHSGMGFARRTVNELSASTGKKVQLLNNLGINGLTTTGLLPKLEERGTQYVLGQADIILLSIGGNDLFRGADLISKGNAGTASTAKRQELDPKDLLKGLPKASTQLKAILERIRAINPAATIVYVGLYNPFGDMQELQIPGNQAVASWNQTALETMNHYSNMTLVPTFDIFQNHLDKYLSSDHFHPNGDGYQQIAVRIVQGLH
- a CDS encoding ABC transporter ATP-binding protein, encoding MSAAESARKGSIVLSVEHVKKKIGRKWIIEDVTFDVRQGEIFGFLGPNGAGKTTTIRMLVDLIKPSSGIIKVCGFDVNKQQEQALRYVGSIVENPEVYTYLTGWENLEHFARMQPGIDKERIQEVVDIVRLDQRIHDKVKTYSLGMRQRLGIAQALLGRPKLLILDEPTNGLDPKGIKELRQFIRELAEGGLAVFVSSHLLSEIQLLCDRVAIISRGRVLAVGEVGELVAANAKYVIWDLEPAEEGKRELEAWHGVEIIEEVDAVLDDTIIAGMSANSIVTAMNEEDIASAVSHLTSSGILVQGVHKINPTLEQLFLKMTEGENID
- a CDS encoding ABC transporter permease translates to MISVLPLIKNETIKIVKKKRFYVILLILAVLVPMFVYAQMRSAERTREKFAGDWRLEVQQQITDNENSLASDRVPDEWKKFRKIFVQQLQYYLDHDVNPNAPNGVTFTREFMNNSINLFIPLLIMAIASDIVSGERTSGTIKMLLTRPVKRWKVLLSKLITLFMFTSLIIVSAFIITYVVSGAVFGYKGFELPVFTGFQISGSDVDMAAVHAVPQWKYLLMQGGLIWFVGLVIASLAFMVSVLVRSTAASIVVMMASLIAGTILTNMAAAWNSAKYLFMVNLKLTDYLSGTPAPIEGMNLTFSLAVLSAWAIAAIAISFLVFTKRDILN